In Fusarium falciforme chromosome 9, complete sequence, the following are encoded in one genomic region:
- a CDS encoding Ubiquitin-related modifier 1 → MAEQSSLAITVEFSGGLEMLFSDKRHHSLSIPAVTQEGKPANIAYLIDHLCQNVMQDSRKDLFVLDNHLSAADQVANSRPGILVLINDADWELEGEEAYELESGDSILFVSTLHGG, encoded by the exons ATGGCCGAACAGTCTAGCCTCGCCATCACCGTCGAGTTCTC TGGCGGCCTTGAGATGCTCTTCTCCGACAAGCGACACCATTCTCTTTCGATACCTGCAGTGACCCAGGAGGGAAAGCCTGCAAACATTGCATATCTGATAGACCATTTATGTCAGAACGTCATGCAGGACTCTCGAAAGGACCTCTTTGTTCTGGACAACCACCT TTCTGCGGCTGATCAGGTGGCAAACAGTCGCCCGGGCATCCTGGTTCTGATCAACGATGCCGACTGGGAGctcgagggtgaggaggcCTACGAGCTCGAGAGCGGTGACAGCATCTTGTTTGTCTCTACTCTGCACGGAGGTTAG
- a CDS encoding SH3 domain-containing protein, giving the protein MPPAPPPLPTRFPCWCRAVYSWGGESKRDLGFIEGDLIECLNAGDGSWWVGRSYRDRRTVGSFPSNFVEVLPPEFRPTTKSVPSPASTSPSNAPTKSRTFRKPFEAYAKAPHYTSAKQPEVFKETPKPRVRQDSGASFAPSTHEVERDPSPVPPPQGYHSRGPSPAPPHGYDHRAPSPAPPRGYDPRAPSPAPPHGYDPRAPSPAPPRGYHSRGPSPAPPRGYNPRAPSPAPSHGYGSRAPSPNPMHGYHSRGPSPAPPHGYGARGPSPAPPMHHSHGYGSSRGPSPVPSFHRISSYQSQGRDNSPPPPAPPPHRQMTRAGSKDLQRTSLEMSRHGSNASYNHFAGSRQNSNNSYRPPPPNMSHRSRNSFDDRSYRAYTPGAMSPAPPSPAGGMTPSPLREAMDGVIEQLGVLEGNSRRPGDRGSPEPNHDPWSPEQFDMVSTQRSSRKTQERSRPRTSMGIAQQDEGYETWSGESSQEVSYQSGSRDEKLSSYVERMEKQFQQLHRQSSRVEDVIDDLPPPPPPKNVPFERPKSSMGRSADSPRKLRARKSAYEIGRGVARTLTTKTNSTNASSGNQSNSSSSTQSSSRTLWSGASAGAFSSTSAGSLARSGNRAQSALGLREPDNDRPDSPFTGVTYHSSHASDAPAQQLQRPQTQVGFHDDPALGLGGLVQPKPPKRNIFRKILDTAKTGVASSRGGLVSGGMGIDSPKSSPFARSMPPGSSPMGGLGSAPSSRDIATEMGLSGGVDWVQVRRDVNRSNSLSTIELTERRERCQMMDHPALNPVDELYESVEGDEGVDGEPVPEPINYGAINLSQVDKNSRFISGLPPAITAIQLATTYVCRPYRSDVQRLRAIFTWVSERICWEEDFEEEIDTRRVIQAKRGCAEEYAVLVMEMCSAVGIHCEVVRGYLKTPGEVSEINIMPRPNHWWNAVLVDNEWRMIDCCVASPSYPRRGLYSSASNSSADSWWFLTRPLEICWTHIPEHHSQQHIVPPVAHETLLNLPCACAPFFRNEIEMVDYNTALTRIEDLEMVHIKFNVPSDVEVAAEVEVRGYSRDSDGDVFESGDIVKKRALAQAEWFNGIKRYTIKALLPGDEGQGTLKIYAGKRGLMHSIKDIPHPMAFALPIVHTGENPPYEFVTRHPTPHAQRHDIYVVQPQCQRLALNNTFVFAIRQHPSSLSNGSALTPSSNPGGTSPVPFARPGSALSINASSASGSTPSSATGTVAGKKPAKLAIQTPGGKILRLMRKEDRRGIHVGSGSLSSGGTASDGGTWETIIKCSEKGVWRGLVLADRTARWCVFAEWVCMG; this is encoded by the exons ATGCCACCGGCTCCACCACCGTTGCCGACGCGGTTTCCATGCTGGTGTCGAGCTGTTTACTCTTGGGGAGGAGAG TCGAAACGCGATCTAGGATTCATCGAGGGGGATCTGATAGAATGCCTGAATGCTGGTGACGGTTCATGGTGGGTGGGCAGATCATATCGAGATCGAAGAACCGTCGGATCGTTCCCATCCAACTTTGTCGAAGTCCTCCCCCCTGAATTCAGGCCAACCACCAAGTCTGTCCCTTCGCCAGCAAGCACATCTCCAAGCAACGCGCCCACCAAGTCGAGGACGTTTCGAAAGCCATTCGAGGCATACGCCAAGGCTCCTCACTACACCAGCGCGAAGCAGCCCGAGGTCTTCAAAGAGACTCCCAAACCCCGAGTACGACAAGATTCTGGTGCTTCCTTCGCACCCAGCACGCACGAGGTTGAGAGGGACCCATCGcctgttcctcctcctcaaggctaCCATTCACGAGGACCATCGCCTGCCCCCCCTCATGGATACGATCACAGGGCCCCATCGCCTGCTCCTCCCCGCGGTTACGATCCAAGAGCTCCATCTCCCGCTCCTCCTCACGGTTACGATCCAAGAGCTccatctcctgctcctcctcgcggATATCATTCACGAGGCCCCTCTCCTGCGCCTCCTCGTGGATACAACCCCAGAGCCCCTTCTCCTGCACCATCACACGGCTACGGTTCACGAGCTCCGTCACCAAATCCAATGCACGGCTACCACTCAAGAGGCCCTTCGCCTGCGCCTCCTCATGGCTATGGCGCAAGAGGTCcgtctcctgctcctccaatGCACCATAGCCATGGCTACGGTAGCTCCAGAGGTCCATCACCTGTCCCATCCTTCCATCGAATTTCCAGCTATCAAAGTCAAGGACGGGATAACTCTCCGCCCCCTCCAGCACCGCCTCCTCACAGGCAAATGACGCGGGCTGGTTCGAAGGATCTTCAGAGGACTTCTCTTGAAATGTCTCGCCATGGATCTAATGCCTCATATAACCACTTTGCTGGCTCAAGGCAAAATTCGAATAATTCCTACAGACCACCACCTCCCAACATGAGCCATAGGTCGCGGAATTCCTTTGACGACAGGTCCTACAGGGCGTACACACCTGGCGCTATGTCTCCCGCTCCACCCTCACCTGCAGGGGGAATGACGCCCTCGCCCCTCAGAGAGGCTATGGATGGGGTAATAGAGCAATTGGGTGTCCTTGAAGGTAACTCGAGAAGGCCTGGAGATCGCGGCTCCCCAGAGCCAAACCACGACCCCTGGTCCCCGGAACAATTCGATATGGTTTCAACTCAGCGTTCTAGCAGGAAGACGCAAGAACGATCCAGACCTAGAACATCAATGGGTATAGCGCAACAAGACGAAGGTTATGAAACGTGGAGCGGAGAATCTTCACAGGAGGTGTCTTATCAGAGCGGCTCCCGTGATGAGAAACTCAGCAGCTACGTCGAGCGCATGGAGAAGCAGTTTCAACAGCTGCACCGGCAAAGTTCGAGAGTAGAGGACGTTATCGACGACCttccgcctccgccgcccCCTAAGAATGTGCCTTTTGAACGGCCCAAGTCGTCGATGGGACGGTCTGCCGATTCACCTCGAAAGCTGAGAGCTCGCAAGTCAGCTTATGAGATCGGTCGAGGCGTTGCCCGTACCCTAACAACCAAGACGAATTCGACCAACGCCTCCTCCGGAAACCAGAGCAATAGCAGTTCTTCGACCCAGAGCAGTTCCAGGACTCTGTGGAGTGGAGCCTCAGCAGGTGCCTTCAGCTCAACCAGCGCAGGAAGTCTTGCTAGGTCCGGGAACCGTGCTCAGAGTGCTTTGGGACTGAGAGAGCCGGACAATGATAGACCCGACTCACCCTTTACTGGAGTCACTTACCACAGCAGTCATGCCAGTGACGCCCCTGCTCAGCAACTGCAACGGCCGCAGACTCAGGTTGGCTTCCATGACGATCCAGCCTTGGGACTTGGAGGACTTGTCCAGCCGAAACCTCCCAAGAGGAATATCTTCCGCAAGATTTTGGATACTGCAAAGACCGGTGTCGCCAGCAGCCGAGGTGGACTTGTGTCAGGTGGAATGGGCATCGACTCTCCAAAGTCATCGCCCTTTGCCCGTTCGATGCCACCAGGATCCTCTCCCATGGGTGGTTTGGGCAGCGCGCCTTCTAGCAGAGACATTGCGACTGAAATGGGCTTGTCTGGTGGCGTTGATTGGGTCCAGGTTCGTCGTGATGTGAACCGTTCGAACTCGCTCAGCACAATAGAGTTGACTGAGCGCCGAGAACGATGCCAAATGATGGACCACCCGGCTCTGAATCCCGTCGATGAGCTCTACGAGAGTGTCGAGGGAGACGAAGGCGTAGATGGAGAGCCGGTTCCCGAGCCCATCAATTATGGGGCCATCAACCTATCTCAGGTCGACAAGAACTCACGCTTCATTAGCGGCCTTCCTCCTGCCATAACGGCTATCCAGCTGGCTACCACTTACGTCTGCCGCCCATATCGAAGCGACGTACAGCGCCTACGGGCCATCTTCACATGGGTATCTGAAAGGATCTGCTGGGAGGAAGATTTTGAAGAAGAAATCGATACACGGCGGGTGATCCAAGCCAAGAGAGGGTGTGCTGAGGAGTATGCTGTTTTGGTTATGGAAATGTGTTCTGCCGTTGGCATTCACTGTGAGGTCGTGCGAGGCTATCTCAAGACTCCTGGGGAGGTGTCTGAGATCAACATTATGCCTCGACCCAACCATTGGTGGAACGCTGTCCTGGTGGACAACGAATGGCGTATGATCGATTGCTGCGTCGCCAGCCCTTCATATCCCCGGCGAGGTCTTTACTCGAGCGCCAGCAACAGCTCGGCTGACTCTTGGTGGTTCCTTACCAGGCCGCTGGAGATCTGCTGGACTCACATTCCCGAGCATCACAGCCAGCAGCACATCGTCCCCCCGGTTGCGCATGAGACACTTCTCAACTTGCCGTGTGCGTGCGCGCCCTTCTTCCGCAACGAGATCGAGATGGTCGACTATAACACAGCTCTGACCCGCATCGAGGACTTGGAAATGGTGCATATCAAGTTCAATGTTCCATCTGATGTCGAAGTCGCAGCTGAGGTGGAGGTGCGAGGTTACTCGCGAGACTCTGACGGAGATGTGTTTGAGAGCGGCGACATTGTCAAGAAGAGGGCTCTGGCTCAGGCAGAGTGGTTCAACGGAATTAAGCGATATACCATCAAGGCCCTTCTACCAGGAGACGAGGGACAGGGGACTCTGAAGATCTACGCGGGCAAGCGAGGTTTGATGCACAGCATCAAGGACATCCCGCATCCGATGGCGTTTGCGTTGCCCATCGTTCACACGGGTGAAAATCCGCCTTACGAGTTTGTCACGAGGCATCCTACTCCCCATGCACAGCGACACGACATCTACGTGGTTCAGCCACAATGTCAGCGACTGGCGCTGAACAACACGTTTGTGTTTGCCATCAGACAACATCCAAGCTCGCTATCGAATGGATCTGCCCTGACGCCCTCATCAAACCCAGGAGGCACAAGCCCGGTCCCATTTGCCCGACCTGGTTCCGCGCTGAGCATCAACGCCTCGAGTGCTAGTGGCTCGACCCCAAGCTCAGCTACGGGAACTGTGGCTGGGAAGAAGCCTGCTAAGCTCGCGATTCAGACGCCTGGAGGAAAGATCCTGCGCCTTATGAGAAAGGAGGATCGTAGGGGCATTCATGTTGGAAGCGGAAGTCTCTCGAGTGGCGGGACCGCTAGTGACGGCGGCACCTGGGAGACAATCATCAAGTGTTCAGAGAAGGGTGTATGGAGAGGCCTCGTGCTGGCAGATCGCACAGCACGATGGTGTGTATTCGCTGAATGGGTCTGCATGGGTTGA